In Longibacter salinarum, a single window of DNA contains:
- a CDS encoding TPM domain-containing protein — MKTLIKNLDRDQIAEAVAEAESRTAGEIVPYVVPRSDTYEIAIWRGASAVALLAITVALLIVQFYQGWGLGWLFTPWGVATIALLGGVLGALLGGYVPSVERLLAGGDVLDLTVHRAAMQAFVEEEVFSTRDRTGILLFVSLHEHRIEVLGDTGINAKVSDDEWIDIVHRIRRGIENRNLTAGLVDAIGMCGKLLERRGVDIRPDDENELSDSVRTPGFGPSHESEEDPDDAAS, encoded by the coding sequence ATGAAGACCCTGATTAAAAATCTCGATCGCGATCAGATCGCAGAAGCTGTCGCGGAGGCTGAGTCTCGCACGGCCGGAGAAATCGTGCCCTACGTTGTGCCGCGAAGTGATACGTATGAGATCGCTATCTGGCGCGGCGCGTCGGCGGTAGCACTTTTGGCAATCACCGTGGCGCTTCTCATCGTGCAGTTTTACCAGGGGTGGGGACTCGGATGGCTCTTCACGCCGTGGGGCGTTGCGACGATAGCGCTCCTCGGTGGCGTTCTCGGGGCACTGCTTGGTGGATATGTTCCCTCGGTCGAGCGCCTACTTGCGGGAGGCGACGTGCTCGACTTGACCGTTCATCGGGCCGCCATGCAGGCGTTCGTCGAGGAAGAGGTGTTTTCAACGCGAGATCGGACGGGGATTCTACTCTTTGTTTCCCTTCACGAGCACCGGATCGAAGTTCTCGGTGACACGGGAATCAATGCAAAAGTAAGTGACGATGAATGGATTGATATCGTTCATCGCATTCGGAGAGGAATCGAGAACCGGAATCTAACCGCAGGGCTCGTCGATGCGATCGGCATGTGCGGCAAATTGCTCGAGCGCCGCGGCGTCGATATTCGGCCGGATGATGAAAATGAACTCAGCGACTCCGTTCGGACGCCCGGATTCGGGCCGTCGCATGAGTCCGAGGAAGATCCCGACGACGCCGCCTCCTGA
- a CDS encoding NAD(P)/FAD-dependent oxidoreductase translates to MTVSIWQQAQRRRAVAYDVAVVGGGIVGCSTAYWLRQRDPSLRVAIVDANSLGAGASGRNAGFVLLGTHEDYLSAIREYGERTAHRLWQFTRENRRLISELDGSTFGWREKGSLTVAGDEEEDDRLRRALPYMRAAGIPVVYLGPSETMERLHAQGFHGSLYCTTGAAVDPLRLVRYLAAESGADALTHHRVTKLHSEGGGVVLDTPRLQVKAERAVLAAGAYVPQIVPSLQQYVRPVRAQMLATHPAPDQLLSSPVYSHDGYFYARQLDGGTILAGGGRYQHRETEVGYEDATTPAVQADIERYLHTHFPWTTNLRIESRWSGTMGFSPDNRPVVGRVPNCPSCLYATGFTGHGMGYGVRMGQMLADTLVQDEPPKSYKLFTAERFQSKPSVPE, encoded by the coding sequence ATGACCGTATCCATCTGGCAACAGGCACAGCGCCGCCGCGCGGTGGCGTACGACGTCGCCGTCGTTGGTGGCGGAATCGTTGGGTGTTCGACGGCGTACTGGCTCCGTCAACGCGATCCGTCGCTCCGAGTGGCGATTGTGGATGCGAACTCGCTCGGCGCAGGCGCATCCGGGCGAAACGCCGGGTTCGTCTTGCTCGGTACGCACGAGGACTACCTTTCCGCAATACGGGAATACGGCGAGCGCACGGCCCACCGGCTGTGGCAGTTCACACGAGAGAACCGGCGGCTCATCTCCGAACTCGATGGATCCACATTCGGCTGGAGGGAGAAGGGAAGCCTGACCGTGGCGGGAGACGAGGAGGAAGATGACCGTCTCAGGCGCGCGCTTCCATACATGCGCGCAGCCGGCATCCCGGTCGTCTACTTGGGGCCGTCCGAGACGATGGAGCGCCTGCATGCGCAGGGCTTTCATGGAAGCCTCTACTGTACGACGGGGGCTGCGGTCGATCCGCTAAGGTTGGTTCGCTACCTGGCCGCCGAAAGCGGCGCCGATGCGCTCACGCATCACCGCGTGACGAAGCTGCACTCTGAGGGTGGAGGAGTCGTTCTGGATACGCCGCGTCTCCAGGTAAAGGCTGAGCGTGCTGTGCTCGCTGCTGGCGCCTACGTGCCCCAGATCGTGCCATCGTTACAGCAGTACGTCCGCCCGGTTCGGGCACAAATGCTTGCCACGCATCCTGCGCCCGATCAACTCCTTTCATCGCCGGTCTACTCGCACGATGGATATTTCTACGCCCGGCAGCTCGATGGCGGGACGATTCTCGCCGGAGGAGGTCGGTATCAGCACAGGGAGACCGAGGTTGGCTACGAGGACGCCACGACACCCGCGGTGCAGGCGGATATCGAGCGGTATCTGCATACGCACTTTCCGTGGACGACGAATCTCAGGATCGAATCTCGCTGGAGCGGCACCATGGGGTTTTCGCCGGACAACCGCCCGGTCGTAGGTCGTGTGCCGAACTGCCCGTCCTGCCTGTACGCAACAGGCTTTACTGGTCACGGGATGGGATATGGCGTTCGCATGGGACAGATGCTCGCAGACACGTTGGTTCAGGACGAGCCGCCCAAAAGCTACAAACTGTTCACTGCGGAACGTTTCCAATCAAAACCCTCCGTACCGGAGTGA
- a CDS encoding VOC family protein yields the protein MKASDRPSASENGRQASEPFRLHLDHASIMTTDLDEAVSFYVDLLGLDCRVVEDDPIREGRRRAMLADEHGHDIVELIEMTEMKHPSVPGRGGIHHLGFSLEKREWHALRSRLDAAGYPYQEMKKRLFVRDADGLVLEIEHAMH from the coding sequence ATGAAAGCTTCCGATCGTCCATCAGCTTCAGAAAATGGGCGCCAGGCGTCCGAACCGTTCCGCCTGCACCTGGACCATGCTTCCATCATGACGACCGACCTCGACGAGGCCGTCTCGTTCTATGTGGATTTGCTGGGATTGGACTGCCGCGTCGTCGAGGATGACCCCATCCGCGAGGGACGGCGCCGTGCGATGCTGGCGGATGAGCACGGGCACGACATCGTCGAGTTGATCGAGATGACGGAGATGAAACACCCTTCGGTACCCGGACGCGGGGGCATCCACCATCTCGGCTTTTCTCTGGAAAAGCGGGAGTGGCATGCGCTACGCTCTCGCCTCGACGCAGCGGGCTATCCGTACCAGGAAATGAAAAAGCGGCTTTTCGTCCGAGATGCAGATGGACTGGTCTTAGAAATTGAGCACGCGATGCATTGA
- a CDS encoding outer membrane beta-barrel protein has translation MLSPVLALSARLPRTVCALLLVAILSTSVAFAQNAPATMGPRGQGSLSFTVGVPVGEFADKLDNLGYGANLFLGGMLKNTPFTVGLDASFLVYGRSRKRVPFSTTVGPAVNVDVVTTNSIVQPHLVLRLQPATGPVRPYLEGLIGFKYLFTETRVEDDRTDEKIASTRNFDDFAWSGGAGAGVDIRVGQSVNQMGRQQAFYLKLGVQYLRGQEAEYLAEGALEDTNNDGVLNESELPIRRSRTNLVQPMLGFAMTF, from the coding sequence ATGCTTTCCCCGGTACTAGCCCTTTCTGCCCGTCTTCCGCGCACCGTCTGTGCGCTGCTCCTCGTGGCGATACTTTCGACATCGGTGGCGTTCGCGCAGAATGCTCCCGCCACGATGGGACCCCGAGGTCAAGGGAGTCTTAGCTTTACCGTCGGCGTTCCCGTCGGCGAGTTTGCAGACAAGCTCGATAATCTCGGATATGGGGCCAATTTATTCCTCGGCGGCATGTTGAAGAATACCCCGTTCACCGTCGGGCTCGATGCCTCGTTTCTAGTTTACGGTCGCTCAAGAAAGCGCGTCCCATTCAGTACCACGGTTGGACCTGCCGTAAATGTGGATGTCGTGACCACGAACTCAATCGTTCAGCCACACCTCGTCCTTCGCCTTCAGCCGGCTACAGGACCCGTCCGACCATATCTGGAAGGACTAATCGGCTTCAAGTACCTGTTTACGGAAACACGCGTCGAGGACGACCGAACGGACGAGAAGATCGCGTCCACCCGCAACTTCGATGACTTTGCCTGGAGCGGGGGCGCTGGCGCGGGAGTCGACATCCGCGTCGGTCAGAGTGTCAACCAAATGGGACGGCAACAGGCATTTTACCTCAAGCTTGGCGTACAGTATCTGCGTGGGCAGGAGGCAGAGTATCTCGCCGAAGGCGCCCTCGAAGATACCAACAACGATGGTGTGCTTAACGAGTCCGAGCTTCCGATTCGACGCTCGCGCACCAACCTGGTGCAACCGATGCTCGGCTTCGCGATGACATTCTGA
- a CDS encoding MDR family oxidoreductase: protein MTDSFEAFILDQEEDGDGLHGSVQTLDPDSVPDADTTLRVLYSSINYKDALAVRDAAPIIRGDVPIAPGIDLVGRVERSTSDRFRTGDLVIGTGWGLGENVWGGYTQLAKVDSSKLVPLPEALPAKHAMAIGTAGFTAMLSVMALEEHDATPGDGEILVTGASGGAGSMATAILAALDFDVVASTGSEDAHGYLKGLGASRIIHRDELSGGPKRPMESGRWAGAIDAVGGDTLATIIAQLKRHASVASFGNAGGHELNTTVFPFILRGVNLLGIDSNTCPNARRIVAWERMAGILSSDTIESMIHSVVQLDRIDEAAQRILDTGVRGRIVVRVGG from the coding sequence ATGACCGATTCGTTCGAAGCATTCATCCTCGACCAGGAGGAGGACGGCGATGGACTTCATGGTAGTGTTCAGACGCTTGATCCTGATTCGGTCCCGGACGCGGACACGACGTTGCGCGTTCTGTATTCGAGCATCAATTACAAGGATGCGCTGGCGGTCCGCGACGCTGCGCCGATTATTCGTGGCGATGTGCCCATTGCGCCGGGAATCGATCTGGTCGGCCGCGTTGAACGATCTACGTCGGACCGGTTTCGTACGGGAGATCTCGTAATTGGGACGGGCTGGGGTCTCGGTGAGAACGTCTGGGGTGGCTACACGCAGCTGGCGAAGGTCGATAGCTCGAAGCTCGTTCCGCTTCCGGAGGCGCTTCCAGCCAAGCACGCCATGGCGATCGGCACGGCCGGCTTCACGGCCATGCTTTCCGTCATGGCTCTGGAAGAGCACGACGCGACACCCGGTGACGGCGAGATCCTCGTTACCGGTGCGTCCGGCGGGGCGGGAAGTATGGCAACGGCTATCCTTGCGGCGCTCGACTTCGATGTGGTGGCATCGACCGGGTCGGAGGATGCGCATGGATACCTCAAAGGGCTCGGTGCGTCCCGCATCATTCATCGCGACGAACTTTCGGGAGGTCCCAAGCGGCCGATGGAGTCCGGGCGGTGGGCCGGCGCGATCGATGCAGTCGGTGGAGACACGCTCGCGACGATCATCGCGCAACTCAAACGTCACGCATCGGTGGCATCGTTCGGAAACGCCGGAGGGCACGAGTTGAACACGACCGTCTTTCCGTTCATCCTCCGCGGCGTCAATCTGCTGGGCATCGACTCCAACACGTGTCCGAACGCACGGCGTATTGTGGCGTGGGAACGAATGGCCGGTATCTTGTCATCCGACACGATTGAGTCGATGATTCACTCAGTCGTTCAACTTGACAGGATCGACGAGGCGGCCCAACGGATTCTGGATACGGGCGTACGTGGTCGAATCGTCGTACGCGTCGGCGGATAG
- a CDS encoding DUF4174 domain-containing protein yields the protein MAPPTDSLAVDLAEHEWTHRLVLVFAPTEDHPALAEQMAMWSAERNGFEERKLRIYRLVGTGSGRFYRQPDAEGQPISETSARGLRERFGVPTDAFVVILVGLDGTEKKRHPEPLATDDLFATIDAMPMRRAEMRKENRGHQ from the coding sequence ATGGCCCCACCAACCGACTCCCTCGCGGTCGACCTCGCGGAGCACGAATGGACGCATCGACTCGTGCTCGTGTTTGCGCCAACAGAGGACCATCCGGCGCTTGCCGAACAGATGGCGATGTGGAGTGCGGAGCGGAACGGGTTCGAGGAGAGAAAACTTCGCATCTACCGTCTGGTCGGAACCGGAAGCGGTCGGTTCTACAGGCAGCCAGATGCGGAGGGGCAACCGATCTCCGAGACGTCGGCGCGGGGACTTCGTGAGCGTTTCGGCGTGCCAACTGATGCGTTTGTCGTGATCCTCGTTGGGCTTGATGGCACGGAAAAGAAACGCCATCCAGAGCCGCTTGCAACGGACGACCTGTTTGCTACCATTGACGCCATGCCGATGCGGCGGGCCGAAATGCGAAAAGAGAATCGTGGACATCAATAA
- a CDS encoding zinc-ribbon domain-containing protein — protein sequence MAASSRSCPSCGARIPEGADRCDLCGSSIASESQPEDQDDSTSDVGATETDSDSADITGEAASSPEGQNGGRGPADGSPEDPDMVYCNACGSSNPADANFCSQCGAKLEAVPEGTRRVDPRLPQGEPEGASENDEGEEDEHQLMSQQLLLTIGVAVLVLIALFFVTLWSQNQQWGDDEPATQTSETSAAPANGTPATGTPAPMNAPDLNTLVDENGVDLSDPVEQQADSLEQQLSNVDGQVRRTIQEQLVNLYVGSDAFGRAARLQEEMAEETGNAEDWRRSGDLFYNWMEYVGQESNGQNPAIAPIGRRAISSYEKVLEQQPENHDVRTDMATVLLRSNNPMRGVEELNRVLEQDSTFVPARFNKGIALLWIGRYSEAIEQFEAVQDLTGEESPQYQQAERAIQLVKEEMSANGGASPSEAPSVAPTG from the coding sequence ATGGCTGCCTCTTCCCGTTCTTGCCCGTCCTGCGGTGCTCGCATTCCTGAGGGTGCCGACCGCTGCGATCTCTGTGGTTCCAGCATTGCCTCTGAGAGCCAACCTGAGGACCAGGACGATTCGACATCTGACGTCGGCGCGACGGAGACCGATTCCGACTCGGCAGACATTACAGGCGAGGCGGCGTCTTCGCCAGAGGGGCAAAACGGGGGGAGAGGACCGGCGGACGGCTCACCGGAAGATCCGGATATGGTGTATTGCAACGCATGCGGCTCGTCGAACCCGGCCGATGCAAATTTCTGCAGTCAGTGCGGTGCGAAGCTCGAAGCGGTGCCGGAGGGAACGCGTCGGGTCGACCCTCGCCTGCCACAGGGAGAGCCGGAGGGCGCGAGTGAGAATGATGAAGGGGAGGAAGACGAACACCAGTTGATGTCACAGCAGCTCCTCCTCACCATCGGAGTGGCTGTTCTGGTTCTCATCGCATTGTTCTTCGTGACGCTCTGGAGTCAGAACCAGCAATGGGGGGACGACGAGCCGGCGACCCAGACGTCGGAGACGTCCGCCGCCCCTGCGAATGGCACGCCAGCAACGGGTACGCCGGCGCCGATGAACGCGCCCGACCTGAACACGCTTGTTGACGAAAACGGTGTCGATCTTTCTGATCCCGTGGAGCAACAGGCCGATTCCCTCGAGCAGCAATTGTCGAACGTCGACGGCCAGGTGCGACGCACGATTCAGGAGCAGCTCGTGAACTTGTACGTCGGCTCGGATGCCTTCGGGCGGGCCGCACGTCTACAGGAAGAGATGGCAGAAGAGACAGGAAACGCAGAGGACTGGCGTCGGTCGGGCGATCTGTTCTACAACTGGATGGAGTATGTTGGCCAGGAATCCAATGGTCAAAACCCTGCAATTGCCCCCATCGGTCGCCGCGCCATCTCATCGTATGAGAAGGTGCTCGAACAGCAGCCGGAGAACCACGATGTGCGCACGGATATGGCCACAGTGCTCCTTCGGTCCAACAACCCAATGCGCGGGGTGGAAGAGCTAAACCGCGTGCTGGAACAGGATTCCACGTTTGTGCCTGCGCGTTTCAACAAAGGGATCGCCCTTCTGTGGATCGGGCGGTATTCCGAGGCCATCGAGCAGTTCGAAGCCGTTCAGGATCTGACTGGAGAAGAGTCGCCGCAGTACCAGCAGGCCGAGCGGGCGATCCAGCTCGTAAAGGAGGAGATGAGCGCGAATGGTGGTGCGTCGCCGTCGGAGGCCCCCTCGGTGGCACCGACCGGATGA
- a CDS encoding TPM domain-containing protein — protein sequence MRFVSLRHFALLFALLFVAGTSSVAAQSVPEESIPELTGRVVDSADMLAPTTEQVITRQLKQLEDSTGNQVAVLTVESLDGYAIEDYSLAVARAWQLGTSDFDNGVLITVAKQERRMRIEVGFGLEGQLPDATADRIIRHEMRPRFRDGDFDTGVRAGVTAVVQSIEGTYEPPETTSDGVPPRVGGLFALILGAVFGVLPAYLLLTGTAKNGLGCMLIGILFLGFIPLVGTVAFFSGLGLVLFGESVFAFLFPLIGVPVALIAFIWHLVLILRSDDVQEMRDKFQEGETIKRDLKVGWLHLPASMWTKSTVVTSSGGGFSSGGFSSGGGGFSSSVGGFSGGGGSFGGGGASGSW from the coding sequence ATGCGTTTCGTCTCTCTCCGTCATTTCGCGCTACTCTTCGCGCTGCTGTTCGTTGCGGGGACATCAAGCGTTGCTGCGCAGTCCGTTCCCGAAGAGTCCATTCCGGAGCTCACGGGTCGCGTCGTAGATAGCGCCGATATGCTCGCGCCCACGACGGAGCAGGTTATTACACGTCAGCTCAAGCAACTTGAGGACTCGACGGGTAATCAGGTAGCCGTTCTCACGGTGGAGAGCCTGGACGGATACGCGATCGAGGACTACAGTCTGGCCGTTGCACGTGCATGGCAACTTGGCACCAGCGACTTCGACAACGGCGTGCTGATCACGGTGGCCAAGCAGGAGCGCAGAATGCGCATTGAGGTCGGATTTGGCCTCGAGGGTCAGCTACCTGATGCGACGGCCGATCGAATCATTCGTCACGAAATGCGCCCACGCTTCCGGGATGGCGACTTCGACACGGGCGTTCGTGCAGGTGTAACCGCTGTCGTTCAATCCATTGAGGGCACATACGAGCCGCCGGAGACGACCTCGGACGGGGTTCCTCCACGGGTCGGTGGACTGTTCGCACTCATCCTCGGCGCCGTCTTCGGAGTTCTACCCGCTTATCTTCTCCTGACGGGGACTGCAAAAAACGGTTTGGGTTGTATGCTTATCGGCATCCTATTTCTTGGCTTCATTCCGCTGGTCGGTACCGTTGCCTTCTTTAGCGGGCTGGGTCTGGTTCTCTTCGGCGAATCGGTGTTCGCTTTCCTCTTTCCGCTCATCGGTGTGCCGGTCGCCCTCATCGCCTTCATCTGGCACCTGGTCCTGATTCTGCGCAGCGACGACGTGCAGGAGATGCGCGACAAGTTTCAGGAGGGAGAAACGATCAAGCGCGATCTCAAAGTCGGGTGGCTCCATCTTCCGGCGAGCATGTGGACGAAGTCTACCGTGGTTACGTCGTCTGGTGGAGGCTTCAGCAGCGGCGGCTTCAGCTCCGGCGGCGGTGGGTTTAGCTCGTCGGTCGGTGGCTTCAGTGGCGGCGGCGGATCGTTCGGTGGGGGCGGAGCTAGCGGGAGCTGGTAG
- a CDS encoding M1 family metallopeptidase → MIRRFAGVLAGALLALSWMTSPGPAHAQASQPWQQRVDYEMDITLLADRHQLRGTQRLTYTNNSPDTLRTVYYHLYFNAFHPNSMMAERNRHLPDPDGRIVPRIFNLDADTRGYHRILSLAQDGRSVDYTIRETVVRVDLAEPIPPNSSSTFEMEFESQVPKQTRRSGWMNDEGIEFSMSQWYPKMAEYDERGWHPDPYVGREFYAPYGTFDVNITAPSEYTLGSTGVLQNPSEVGHGYDQDEGLWRPGDLQTSTDSLTWRFSAEDVHDFAWAADPDYIHETFSDAAGTRYHLLYQPDVEDRWKPMKQWVPDIINFFSEQYGDYPYPQFTVAQAGDGGMEYPMINFLTGKRSPASLLGVTAHEAAHEWFYSALGTNEADYAWMDEGFTSYATTEAVAHVNGRTNPAHTGAFLSVLFAKDVGLLERFNTPADWFQTNLGYGVSAYPGGEMIVEMMSYVIGEKNRDQWLKEYFRRRSGQHPDPFDVEKFAEDVSGLRLDWYFEQFTNTTRPLDYGIESMDQNRTAEGYEVTISLKRHAPVAMPQDIRLSLADGSTQWINIPLVVMHGHKPVPDDWVVAEPWPWTYPEYEVTVTVPAKAERAVLDPNLLTPDQNRLNNTSSIPVDRRFLHPPQQNWDAYSVGWRPMGTYSYLFGGGVGLQSRGAYLFDSYRTEYSLTLYPQVIASNGSEPVELTSADSGTWLSGIDYELSYETPTRALGPRATTLFRSEKKLGLIESEVRVEKPLASYLADRSKTLRFGLLHQYNRSDRVFGARDGLATGGATANPFQQEHTLSARMDYRVAEGENHVHLMVEAGSSLRSTAPSGAATRAMLEARRARSFGPFTAQADLQLGIGTRSLVGFKQFQLGGRSVEAQWQNDAYRTAAAALENPVDDAHLVGFGPAGPVGYLRGFTGSGTGQVGGTRLVAGRLSLRARPLASSGIGLLKPLGVEAFSGIGQAWNDGAFLAGFTATDLVADAGFGVRYNVADVGALRRWTQQSDVLQDLSFVARFPLYVSDPDLIGDQDELAGRWLIGIEL, encoded by the coding sequence ATGATTCGCCGTTTTGCCGGTGTGCTCGCCGGCGCCCTCCTCGCCCTCTCGTGGATGACCTCGCCCGGTCCCGCCCATGCTCAGGCCTCGCAACCCTGGCAACAGCGCGTGGACTACGAGATGGACATCACGCTCCTCGCAGACCGACATCAGCTTCGCGGGACGCAACGACTGACGTACACCAACAACTCGCCGGATACCCTTCGGACGGTGTACTACCATCTGTACTTCAACGCCTTCCACCCGAACTCGATGATGGCCGAGCGGAACCGCCATCTTCCGGATCCAGACGGACGCATCGTGCCACGCATCTTCAACTTGGACGCAGACACGCGAGGCTATCATCGGATCCTATCGCTGGCACAGGATGGGCGCTCGGTCGACTACACCATTCGCGAAACCGTCGTTCGCGTCGATCTCGCGGAGCCGATTCCCCCAAACTCCTCGTCGACCTTCGAAATGGAGTTCGAGTCGCAGGTGCCGAAGCAGACGCGCCGGAGTGGCTGGATGAATGACGAGGGCATCGAGTTTTCGATGAGCCAGTGGTACCCGAAGATGGCCGAATACGACGAGCGAGGCTGGCACCCGGACCCCTACGTCGGTCGAGAGTTCTACGCGCCGTATGGCACCTTCGACGTCAACATCACTGCCCCATCGGAGTACACGCTGGGCTCGACCGGCGTCCTTCAGAATCCATCCGAGGTCGGTCACGGCTACGATCAGGACGAAGGACTGTGGCGTCCGGGCGACCTGCAGACGAGCACCGACTCGCTCACGTGGCGGTTTTCCGCGGAGGATGTGCATGATTTCGCCTGGGCGGCTGACCCGGACTACATCCACGAGACGTTCTCCGATGCCGCCGGCACGCGCTATCACCTTCTCTACCAGCCGGATGTCGAAGATCGGTGGAAGCCGATGAAGCAGTGGGTCCCAGACATTATCAACTTCTTTAGCGAACAGTACGGCGACTATCCGTACCCCCAGTTTACCGTGGCTCAGGCCGGCGACGGTGGAATGGAATACCCGATGATCAACTTTCTCACTGGAAAACGAAGCCCAGCCTCTCTCCTTGGTGTCACAGCGCACGAGGCCGCACACGAATGGTTTTACAGCGCCCTGGGCACGAACGAAGCCGACTACGCCTGGATGGACGAAGGTTTCACCAGCTACGCTACGACGGAGGCTGTCGCACACGTAAACGGGCGTACGAATCCAGCCCATACGGGAGCGTTCCTGAGCGTTCTGTTCGCGAAGGATGTCGGCTTGCTCGAACGGTTCAACACGCCGGCTGATTGGTTTCAGACGAACCTCGGATACGGCGTCTCCGCATACCCCGGCGGCGAGATGATCGTTGAAATGATGAGCTACGTGATCGGTGAAAAGAATCGAGACCAGTGGCTCAAAGAGTATTTCCGACGCCGCTCCGGTCAGCATCCAGATCCCTTCGACGTGGAGAAGTTCGCGGAGGACGTGAGTGGACTCCGGCTCGACTGGTACTTCGAGCAGTTCACAAACACGACGCGTCCCCTCGACTACGGGATCGAGTCGATGGACCAAAACCGGACGGCTGAGGGCTACGAGGTCACGATTTCCCTGAAGCGGCATGCGCCCGTTGCGATGCCCCAGGACATCCGACTATCGCTCGCGGATGGCAGCACGCAATGGATCAACATTCCCCTCGTCGTGATGCACGGCCACAAGCCGGTGCCAGACGACTGGGTTGTGGCTGAACCCTGGCCGTGGACCTATCCTGAGTATGAGGTCACGGTGACCGTTCCCGCCAAGGCAGAGCGAGCCGTGCTCGACCCGAACCTTCTAACACCCGATCAGAACCGACTCAACAACACGTCGAGCATCCCCGTCGATCGGCGCTTCCTGCACCCGCCGCAGCAGAACTGGGATGCCTACAGCGTCGGATGGCGCCCGATGGGAACGTACAGCTATCTGTTCGGCGGCGGTGTCGGACTGCAGTCGCGCGGGGCCTACCTGTTCGACTCCTACCGCACGGAGTACAGCCTGACGCTTTACCCACAGGTGATCGCGAGCAACGGATCGGAACCTGTGGAGCTCACTTCCGCAGATAGCGGCACGTGGCTCAGCGGCATCGACTATGAGCTGTCGTACGAGACGCCGACGCGCGCACTCGGCCCACGAGCCACCACGCTGTTCCGCTCAGAGAAGAAACTCGGACTCATCGAATCGGAGGTTCGGGTGGAAAAACCTCTTGCGTCATACCTCGCCGACCGGTCGAAAACGCTCCGGTTCGGTCTCCTTCACCAGTACAACCGAAGCGACCGGGTCTTCGGCGCGCGTGACGGCCTCGCCACAGGCGGTGCGACGGCCAATCCGTTTCAGCAGGAGCACACGCTTTCGGCCCGAATGGACTACCGCGTGGCAGAAGGCGAGAATCATGTGCACCTGATGGTCGAGGCCGGCAGTTCGCTGCGGTCCACCGCTCCTTCGGGTGCCGCAACTCGCGCCATGCTGGAGGCCCGGCGTGCTCGATCTTTCGGTCCCTTCACCGCACAGGCTGACCTGCAGCTCGGAATTGGGACGCGTAGCCTCGTCGGATTCAAGCAATTCCAGCTCGGCGGACGCTCGGTGGAAGCGCAGTGGCAGAACGACGCGTACCGGACCGCCGCGGCTGCGCTCGAAAACCCCGTAGATGATGCGCACCTCGTCGGGTTCGGTCCCGCCGGCCCCGTCGGGTATCTTCGCGGATTCACGGGAAGCGGAACTGGCCAGGTTGGCGGAACGCGTCTCGTCGCCGGGCGCCTCTCTCTTCGCGCCCGACCGCTTGCCTCGTCGGGCATCGGACTGCTCAAACCTCTCGGGGTCGAAGCATTCTCCGGAATCGGACAGGCCTGGAACGACGGCGCCTTCCTCGCCGGATTCACCGCGACCGACCTCGTGGCTGATGCCGGCTTCGGCGTTCGCTACAACGTGGCGGATGTTGGCGCCCTCCGTCGGTGGACACAGCAGTCCGACGTCCTGCAAGACCTCAGCTTTGTTGCCCGGTTCCCCCTCTACGTGAGCGATCCAGACCTCATCGGCGATCAGGATGAACTAGCCGGACGCTGGCTGATCGGAATTGAGCTGTAA